One genomic region from Bacteroidales bacterium encodes:
- a CDS encoding acetate uptake transporter, which yields MENQNLILRDNTANPAPLGLTGFALTTILLNLHNAGYFALGSTILAMGITIGGIAQVIVGIMEWKKNNTFGTTAFAAYGFFWLSLVFVIILPKMGYGSAADKNEMASYLAVWGIFTIFLFIGTFRISVALQLLFGTLALLFFLLAIGDATESTVLKTFAGYEGIICGLIALYSAMGQVLNEMFGKTVMPLGIVKKK from the coding sequence ATGGAAAACCAAAACTTAATTTTAAGGGATAATACCGCAAACCCTGCACCATTAGGGCTTACAGGCTTTGCCTTAACAACCATACTTCTTAATTTACATAATGCCGGATACTTTGCATTAGGCAGCACTATACTTGCTATGGGTATTACTATAGGTGGAATAGCACAGGTAATTGTTGGAATTATGGAATGGAAAAAGAATAATACGTTCGGGACAACCGCATTTGCAGCTTATGGTTTTTTTTGGCTATCATTAGTGTTTGTTATTATTCTTCCCAAAATGGGATATGGCTCTGCTGCTGATAAAAATGAAATGGCATCGTACCTTGCTGTCTGGGGAATATTTACAATATTTCTTTTCATTGGAACATTCCGTATAAGCGTTGCGCTTCAATTACTCTTTGGAACTCTTGCACTTTTATTTTTCCTTCTTGCAATTGGCGATGCCACCGAAAGTACAGTATTAAAAACTTTTGCAGGATACGAAGGAATCATTTGTGGTTTGATTGCATTATACTCTGCAATGGGACAAGTGTTAAATGAAATGTTTGGAAAAACTGTAATGCCACTTGGTATAGTTAAAAAGAAATAA